The nucleotide sequence GGGGCGGGCATCTTCGTCCCTGTCGGCAGCTGTGGCGGCGGCATCAGCGGTGGCCGGCAGGGAATCGGTGTGGTGGTCGACGGGATAGGTCAGGGCCACGGCGGCGATCGGGTGGCCGGTGTGATCGGTGACCGCCGCCGCCACCGAGGCGAACCCGCGGGTGACCTCGCCGTCCTCGATGGCGAAACCGCGGCCCCGGACGCCGGTGAGTACGGCGCGGAGTTGGCGCACCGTCTGTGGCCCGAGCCCGGTGCGGTCGGTGAAGGCCGCTGCGTCCGGGAACAACGCACGCACCTGGGCCGCCGGCAGCGCGGCCAGGATGGCGCGGCCGCTGGCGGTGAGGTGGGCGGGCAGCCGGACGCCGACATCGGTGACCAGCACCGGGCGCCCGGGCGCGCGCTCTTCGACCACGTAGAACACCTCGCGGCCGTGCAGCACCACCAGATGGGCACTCTCGTGCAGCCGGTCGACCAATCGGGCCAGCACCGGCCGGGCCAGCCGCGCCAGCGGCGCCTGGCGTGAGTAGGCCGAGCCCAGTTCGAAGGACCCGGGGCCGAGGCCGTAGCGGCGTTCCTCGGGCAGGTGCACCACCAAGGCGTGCTCGGTGAGGGCCTCGAGTAACTGATAGACCGACGATCGGGGCAGGCCCAGGTCGCGGGCGATGACAGCGGCGGGTACCGGGCCGGCCTGGGCGGCCAGCAATCGCAGGACGGCGACGGCGTGGCGCGCCGCGGGGACGGTGGTCATCGACAGACATCTTGGGTCATGCCCCGCTTCGGCACGAGCTGCACGGCGCGGACGCCTGGCCTAGGTTGTGTGCGACGCATTCCTTCTGACGCCTGGGAGTCCGCATGACTGACGAGACCAACGAGGACGTGGTCGACCCGACCTCCGACGCAGCTGGTGACGGTGGCGCGGATGGCGGTGCCGATGGTGGTGCGGATGGCGGTGCCGATGGTGGTGCCGATGGTGGCGCTGACAAGGGCGCTGACGGTGGTGCCGACAAGGGCGCCGACGGTGGTGCCGACAAGGGTGCCGACGGTGGTGCCGATGGTGGTGCCGACAAGGGCGCCGACGGTGGTGCGGACGGCGGCGCGCACTGAGCACCCCTGATCCCGTAGCACCCCGGCGGCCCTCGGCGCTGCGCCGGTGCACTCATCTGGAACCGGATGAGTTCGCCGCGCAGATCTGGGGCCGTCGGCCCAGCATGAGCCGAGGCGCCGAGCTCGGGTCGGCGGTAGACCTGCTCACCCTGGCCGACGTCGACGAGCTGCTGTCGATCCGCGGGGTGCGCGCTCCGTTCCTGCGGGTGGCCAAGGCCGGTCGCACCCTGCCCGACGCCCGGTTCACGCGCGGCGGGGGTGTCGGAGCCGGCGTGGCCGACCAGCTCGACGACGCTGCCCTCGCTCGGTTGTACGCAGCAGGCCACACCCTGGTGTTGCAGGGCCTGCACCGGGTGCACCCCCCGGTGATCGAGTTCGCCCAGCA is from Kineosporiaceae bacterium and encodes:
- a CDS encoding IclR family transcriptional regulator → MTTVPAARHAVAVLRLLAAQAGPVPAAVIARDLGLPRSSVYQLLEALTEHALVVHLPEERRYGLGPGSFELGSAYSRQAPLARLARPVLARLVDRLHESAHLVVLHGREVFYVVEERAPGRPVLVTDVGVRLPAHLTASGRAILAALPAAQVRALFPDAAAFTDRTGLGPQTVRQLRAVLTGVRGRGFAIEDGEVTRGFASVAAAVTDHTGHPIAAVALTYPVDHHTDSLPATADAAATAADRDEDARPRPMIGPDRWVPAVRAAAAELTRRVGGTPSRT